The genomic window TGCTCCGGGATGAGTCCCTGTTCCCGTTCCTGCCCATGAAAATCTGATACCGTGAAAGCTTTTAAACGGATCCATAAGAAGTACCCACTTCTTCTTCAAATTAAATAAAAAGTGATCCTACACATTAAATAATAAACCAGAAAAAGGACTTGCATGACAAGTGAAGCATACGATATTTCATCTAGTGATTTGTATTTTTTAGTGATCATGTAGCGAAATTGCGGAGTACTATGCGCGTGCAGACACCTTTTGGATTAAAAATTTAACGGCGAGTGCGCCGTTCCTGACATCCGTATATTCCGCCAGACATAACTTACCTTGACTGCTTCAACCATATCGGCGGATTGCGGCAATATCGGGAAAAATGTGTCTAGATCGGGCATAAAGCTATGTGTAAACACAACCATCTTGTTCAGttgaacacacaaacaaaacaacactcGCACACATGTATAGGATAGCGATACCAGGACTTTATTCAAAGGTGTTGATGATGACCTCCAAGTCTTATTATCATGTGTCCGGTTCCTCGTTTTTCCAATTTTGTCTGCGTTCACACTATTAGTACTACGTCTACATCTATCCATCTGATCTACATGTCCGTATGCCTTGACCAGCCTTATCTCTCCTCGCGTGACATGCTGTTACACTTcctttttgtttttcctttcccgtcTTGTTATGGTCTACCGCCTCTGGCCAGACTGGGGGTGGGGCAGTCCTTGATGTGATGGCCCGTCTCATTGCAGTTGAAGCATCTTCCCCTCGGGCCATCCCTTCGGTAGTTGGGGCCGCCGGACCTGAAAGGCCGGCCCTTGCCCTGCCTCCCACCAAACCCTCCCCCGGAGACGTTGTTTCGGGGAGCTATAGAGGCACCGGCCCTTGACCCCATGCCTGGTCGTGATGGCATCCAGGCTGGGGTGGGGGGCATATGCATGGCCTTCTCTGCTCGCCGCAGCTCCACCCGAGCCTTCTCCGCCTCCTCTGCGAAACGGAGCTCCTCTTTCGTCATCAGCATCTTTCCTACATATTTCCCTACGGTCGGGCTGGCGGCTGTGCCCGCAAAGAAAACCTGCACCTCTTTAAACCGCCCCAGCCTCTTGTGGCCAGCCTCCTTAGCCGCCCTCACCAGCCTCCTCACGGCCGTTTGAAGCCTGGCCTAATACAGATGGATAAACGGGTCCTGTCACCTGTGGTTCTCTGCTAGCAGTCTTGTCTATGGCCACTCCAAGCCGGTTATAGTCCAATTAAACATTTCATTCTGTGTACCTGAAGAAATAATGCGCGTGTATGTTATAATGCCATGTGTTTAACGCATTGCATATGCATTACTTGCTTGTGCTACATAGATTATGGATAGATATCCTGTAATGAATTAGAAATTGTTATATATCAATAACTATACTCAAGATACCATACTGGAGTCACTACCAACTATACTCTTGGTAACCACACTATAGTATAGCATATAGCATCACTTTTGCAACAGTTTATTCAACGTTACCACATTAGTGTCTTTCCTAGAATTATACTCGAGGATACTGTCACAGGTTCCCCCAATTGAAAGATACAGAGACGGCTTGCAGTTCACGCTTCTTTATTCCACTCTGTCCGAGATGTTTACAATCTTCCCTAATCCAGACTCCTTCTTCTCCGTACCTCCAGTCCTTCTTCCCTGGATCCCTAAACCAGACTGCCTCCTATATATACTACCTCTGTCAGTACCTACGTCTGTGAGTGCTGAAATCCACACTTTCAAGTCCTTTCTCCACATGTCTttataaatgaaatgaataaaatgtCTACATTGCGAGTGTGGCATTTCCACGCATGACGGGAGCAACGGGAGCATGCATTGTTATGTCCGTAGCAGTCCGGCCCGAGACACGGAGTGAGACCTCTTgtaggtagcctgggtaccataccatCGGAGGCGCTCGATATGCTCTTCGGTGCTGTAGGCTTAGCGGGCCCGTGCAGTTAATTAGTGCTGGCCGGGGAGTTTTTACGGGGTTTTTGAGAAGATAAGTGGATTAGCTGCAAACTACTTTTGAACAAATTCCAACATGCTATCTATATCCAACTGTTCATCGAAAACTTTGCGTACTATATCTACAATGACTTGGGCTTGGTCTCCACTGAACACAGGAAGGTGTGAATGCACATAGGCTGGCGAGAATATGTATTCGCAGTGGTCAAGCACATGTTTGATAAGATCATGTGAAAATCCAGTAGTGAGGTCCAAGGAAATGAGCAGTTTAGAGTTACTGTGAACTAGAGAATCACGGTACTCATACAGGGCCTCTCTGAGAATGTCCCTTTGATGGTCACTGACACTTCTTTTCAGGGTTGGCTCTGTTTCCTCTGCTTCTACCTTACGTTCAGTACTTGGTAGTGGCTCTTTACACTTTGAGGAATCACACTGACATGTTTTGTGACAGTTAGAACAACACAAGTGTCCAGGATCAACGGATTTGGTCGTTGGTTTTGCCTGAAATCTATCATATAACC from Branchiostoma floridae strain S238N-H82 unplaced genomic scaffold, Bfl_VNyyK Sc7u5tJ_458, whole genome shotgun sequence includes these protein-coding regions:
- the LOC118408847 gene encoding probable ATP-dependent RNA helicase vasa-like; translation: MLMTKEELRFAEEAEKARVELRRAEKAMHMPPTPAWMPSRPGMGSRAGASIAPRNNVSGGGFGGRQGKGRPFRSGGPNYRRDGPRGRCFNCNETGHHIKDCPTPSLARGGRP